The Nitrospira sp. genome contains a region encoding:
- a CDS encoding cytochrome b/b6 domain-containing protein: MKLVFTHPEWRGEHVPISEPTVSVPPLLNDQTAPTVFSREQVYRHRLPVRISHWLNVPILIVLIMSGLQIFNAHPALYWGDRSDRDQPLLSIRSIVDEQGKMKGVTTIVGHQFDTTGVLGYSDGMRRAFPAWATVPSARWLAMGRQWHLFLAWLFVINGMIFTAYALASRHVTRDLAPTRQDLRGIGKSIKDHLILQHPVGEAAKRYNVLQKLTYAGILFILAPLIVLTGLAMSPMIDAAFPWLLTILGGRQGARTLHFFACFSFVGFIMIHVLQVVLTGFFNNLRSMVTGWFIVKHEGAGHEV, translated from the coding sequence ATGAAGCTGGTATTTACTCACCCTGAGTGGAGAGGGGAACACGTGCCGATTTCAGAACCTACGGTATCGGTACCGCCTCTGTTGAACGATCAAACCGCTCCAACCGTGTTTTCCCGTGAACAGGTGTACCGCCATCGATTGCCGGTGCGGATCAGCCATTGGCTGAATGTCCCTATTCTGATCGTTCTGATCATGAGCGGGCTGCAGATCTTCAACGCCCATCCTGCACTGTATTGGGGTGATCGCTCAGATCGTGATCAGCCGTTGCTGTCGATTCGGTCCATTGTGGACGAGCAGGGGAAAATGAAAGGGGTCACAACCATTGTCGGCCATCAGTTCGATACGACCGGTGTGCTGGGCTATTCCGATGGAATGCGCCGAGCGTTCCCGGCCTGGGCAACCGTTCCAAGCGCCAGGTGGCTCGCCATGGGGCGGCAATGGCACCTGTTCTTGGCGTGGCTCTTTGTGATCAACGGCATGATCTTTACGGCCTATGCATTGGCGAGCCGACATGTCACCCGTGATCTGGCGCCAACGCGTCAAGATCTGCGCGGTATCGGGAAGTCCATCAAAGATCACCTGATCTTGCAACATCCTGTAGGCGAAGCAGCCAAGCGGTACAACGTCCTTCAAAAGCTGACCTATGCAGGTATCTTGTTCATTCTGGCCCCATTGATCGTGCTGACCGGCTTGGCCATGTCGCCGATGATCGATGCGGCGTTCCCCTGGCTGTTGACTATTCTAGGAGGTCGCCAGGGGGCGAGGACCCTGCACTTTTTTGCATGTTTTTCATTCGTCGGATTCATCATGATTCACGTCCTGCAGGTGGTCCTCACCGGATTCTTCAACAACCTCCGCTCGATGGTCACCGGATGGTTCATTGTCAAACATGAAGGAGCGGGCCATGAAGTATGA
- a CDS encoding molybdopterin-dependent oxidoreductase, with product MGRRGFLKGTLGAASLLAVSGCDNLTQSSWFSSILRKTEGLTEAAQRAVTPKNALAKEYGETEISALFPANGSIDPGTEQYAEHVARNFSEWMLEVSGLVKTPRSWSLAALKELPFRTQITRHDCVEGWSAIGKWTGVPISDLLRVVEPLPNARYAVFHCADVDDEGIAYYESMAVADCYHPQTILAYELNGAPLDIPHGAPLRLRFERQLGYKHAKYVMKIELVDSFADIGAGKGGYWEDQGYEWYAGI from the coding sequence ATGGGACGACGAGGCTTCCTTAAAGGGACCTTGGGGGCTGCGAGCCTGCTTGCAGTCTCCGGTTGCGACAATCTCACGCAAAGCAGTTGGTTTTCGTCCATCCTCCGCAAGACCGAAGGGTTGACCGAAGCTGCGCAACGGGCGGTGACTCCCAAGAATGCGCTGGCCAAAGAATATGGTGAGACCGAGATCTCGGCGCTGTTTCCGGCAAACGGCTCCATCGATCCGGGGACGGAACAGTATGCCGAACATGTCGCACGGAACTTTTCAGAGTGGATGTTGGAGGTGAGCGGTCTGGTCAAGACGCCCAGGAGTTGGTCGCTTGCCGCGCTGAAGGAACTCCCGTTTCGGACGCAAATCACTCGCCACGACTGTGTGGAGGGCTGGAGTGCCATAGGAAAATGGACCGGGGTTCCGATCAGTGACCTACTGCGAGTGGTCGAACCATTGCCGAATGCCCGCTATGCGGTGTTTCATTGCGCCGATGTGGATGATGAAGGGATCGCCTACTACGAGAGCATGGCCGTGGCTGATTGCTACCACCCTCAGACGATCCTGGCCTATGAACTCAATGGCGCACCATTGGACATTCCCCACGGTGCCCCGCTCCGCCTTCGCTTCGAACGTCAGCTTGGCTACAAACATGCGAAATATGTCATGAAGATCGAATTGGTCGACTCCTTTGCCGACATCGGTGCTGGGAAGGGAGGCTATTGGGAAGATCAGGGGTATGAATGGTACGCGGGTATCTAG
- a CDS encoding glycosyltransferase, producing the protein MHLSIIIPAFNEARLIERCLQSVSESVTANRAAHFASSIIVVDNNSTDDTAALARQAGAQVVFEPINQIGRARNAGAAHATGDWLLFLDADSLLSPGLLADILRLIEGGKHVGCGSTLRMDGLPWWAHLTLRIWTGASILCRWAAGALVVCRRDAFQEVGGFDQTLYALDEIALSKQLKRWGRTRGLQFTILTGHPLETSTRKVSLYSGREIAAQIFRVLLLPRRTLHDKKQLSVWYDGRR; encoded by the coding sequence ATGCATCTCTCCATCATTATTCCAGCCTTTAATGAGGCACGTCTGATCGAGCGATGTCTCCAATCCGTCAGCGAATCGGTCACGGCCAACCGCGCGGCACATTTCGCATCGAGCATCATTGTTGTCGACAATAATTCCACCGATGATACCGCCGCACTGGCAAGACAGGCGGGGGCGCAAGTTGTCTTTGAACCAATCAATCAGATCGGCAGGGCGCGCAATGCGGGAGCCGCTCACGCAACCGGCGACTGGTTGCTTTTTTTGGATGCCGATAGTCTGCTCAGTCCAGGCCTTCTTGCCGACATCCTACGACTGATCGAAGGGGGAAAACACGTCGGTTGCGGCAGTACCTTGCGTATGGACGGGCTGCCTTGGTGGGCACACCTGACACTGCGCATTTGGACCGGCGCATCGATTCTGTGTCGATGGGCGGCAGGGGCCTTGGTCGTGTGCCGCCGCGATGCCTTTCAAGAAGTCGGCGGGTTCGACCAGACCCTCTATGCGTTGGACGAAATCGCTCTCAGCAAGCAGCTCAAGCGATGGGGGCGCACACGCGGCCTTCAATTCACCATTTTAACCGGACATCCGTTGGAGACATCGACGCGGAAGGTCTCGCTCTATTCAGGCCGAGAGATCGCCGCACAAATCTTCCGAGTTCTTCTGCTTCCAAGGAGAACTTTACACGACAAAAAACAGCTCTCCGTCTGGTATGACGGACGGCGGTGA